One Ignavibacteria bacterium DNA segment encodes these proteins:
- the rmuC gene encoding DNA recombination protein RmuC — METTIIIALLVLVIILYFVFQMNQNKELRANREELLNATKENRAELSTALKEINQTLETKIDALITKIDDNNKYNRESITASLKDFQLTFEKNVESFNSLQKEKFSQIEANQTKLIESTEKKLEQMRETVDEKLQKTLNERLNLSFETVGSQLKAVQEGLGEMKNLAQDVGGLKKVLSNVKTRGNLGEVQLEMLLEQILAPDQFEKNVKTKQGSSDSVEFAIKLPGRDELEGSVYLPIDAKFPKDSYEHLLEAFETADAKQIETASKNFDNAIKSMAKDISEKYIDPPNTTDFGIMFLPFESIYAEVVRKSVLLEELQRKHKIIVTGPTTLAAILNSLQMGFKTLAIQKRSSEVWKVLGSVKKEFETFGGMLEKAQRNFVTGLNQLDEVVGKRTKAIQRKLNDVESLSQNDTATILPEPKDED, encoded by the coding sequence ATGGAAACTACTATTATTATAGCACTCCTTGTCCTGGTAATAATCTTATACTTTGTATTTCAGATGAACCAAAACAAGGAACTCCGCGCAAACAGGGAAGAGCTCCTGAATGCAACCAAAGAGAACAGGGCTGAGCTCAGCACGGCATTAAAAGAAATCAATCAGACGCTCGAAACAAAAATCGACGCACTGATAACAAAGATTGACGATAACAATAAATACAACCGTGAATCTATAACTGCGTCTTTAAAAGATTTTCAGCTTACCTTTGAAAAGAATGTTGAATCGTTCAATAGTCTTCAGAAAGAAAAGTTTTCACAGATTGAAGCTAATCAGACAAAACTCATCGAGAGCACCGAAAAGAAGCTCGAGCAAATGCGTGAAACCGTTGATGAAAAACTTCAGAAGACTCTTAACGAAAGACTCAACCTTTCATTTGAAACAGTCGGCAGCCAGTTGAAAGCAGTTCAGGAAGGACTCGGCGAAATGAAGAACCTTGCACAGGATGTAGGCGGACTCAAAAAAGTTTTAAGCAACGTGAAAACACGCGGCAATCTCGGAGAGGTACAGCTTGAAATGCTTCTCGAGCAAATACTCGCTCCCGACCAGTTTGAGAAAAACGTAAAGACAAAGCAGGGGAGCAGCGATTCCGTTGAATTTGCCATAAAGCTTCCCGGACGCGATGAGCTTGAAGGCTCTGTCTATCTGCCGATTGATGCAAAGTTTCCGAAAGATTCCTATGAACATCTTCTCGAAGCATTCGAAACAGCGGACGCAAAACAGATTGAAACAGCTTCAAAGAATTTTGATAATGCGATAAAGTCGATGGCTAAAGATATAAGCGAAAAGTATATCGACCCTCCGAACACGACCGATTTCGGAATTATGTTCCTTCCCTTTGAAAGCATATATGCGGAGGTAGTTCGCAAGTCGGTACTGCTGGAAGAGCTTCAGCGCAAGCATAAAATTATAGTAACAGGACCAACAACACTGGCGGCAATACTCAACAGTCTTCAGATGGGATTCAAAACACTCGCAATACAAAAACGCAGCAGTGAAGTCTGGAAAGTACTCGGCTCCGTTAAGAAAGAGTTTGAAACATTCGGAGGAATGCTCGAAAAAGCACAAAGGAATTTTGTAACAGGACTCAACCAGCTTGACGAAGTAGTGGGCAAACGCACGAAAGCAATACAGCGCAAACTCAACGACGTTGAATCCTTAAGCCAGAATGATACCGCTACCATATTACCCGAACCCAAAGACGAGGATTAA
- a CDS encoding AbiV family abortive infection protein, with translation MKTCKTSIQNVRSSKTDNIKVKRNITEYKLKKLSVESFKNALRLHFDSIVLYNNKSYPSAFQLSVLSIEEFGKSEQVEWYYFTLTTNEWTPDVEFEQKFLNDLYIHPIKQRVFFNNNDWHEYSPKFIKFIYKRDLEKKKQKATYVGLERIRKGNIIDVNSRISIPTSICQKDAQQMISIIRDYLKNVCRLRFFQESYFDIDEKDDLITKSLLKKIDKWKHRSGLKSKKHLQDWHNIKFNVANL, from the coding sequence TTGAAGACTTGCAAAACATCAATACAGAATGTTCGTTCATCAAAGACTGATAACATAAAAGTGAAAAGGAATATAACGGAATATAAACTTAAGAAACTCTCTGTTGAGTCATTTAAAAATGCTCTTCGTCTTCATTTCGACTCAATAGTTCTTTACAACAATAAATCTTATCCTTCAGCATTTCAATTATCAGTTCTATCTATAGAAGAATTTGGTAAATCGGAACAAGTTGAATGGTACTATTTTACTTTAACAACCAATGAGTGGACTCCTGATGTTGAGTTCGAGCAAAAATTTCTTAATGATTTATATATACATCCAATTAAGCAAAGAGTATTCTTTAATAATAATGATTGGCATGAATATTCCCCCAAATTTATAAAATTTATTTATAAACGAGATTTAGAAAAGAAAAAGCAAAAAGCAACTTATGTTGGTCTTGAAAGAATTAGAAAAGGGAATATTATAGATGTGAATAGTAGAATTTCTATTCCAACGTCAATATGTCAAAAGGATGCCCAACAAATGATTTCAATTATTAGAGATTATTTGAAAAATGTATGCAGGTTAAGATTTTTTCAGGAATCTTATTTTGATATTGATGAAAAAGATGATTTAATTACAAAATCGCTTTTAAAGAAAATTGACAAATGGAAACATCGCTCAGGATTGAAATCGAAAAAGCATTTACAGGATTGGCATAATATCAAATTCAATGTTGCTAATCTTTAA
- a CDS encoding AAA family ATPase: MSSYFYLQADENPSNANLIEKLKSFAESTKSLIYVLNRPLTDPKYSYKYNQSLIILSPRYKIAILNYGDNEAEFGNYIEDVLEDIGSISDKYLYKDVIGRPRIWRKTLLEYSIKVNEITSIENLFQRLALTDEGEKKKLDLLISLFIGSINDIYRVKEDVPNTTLDKVKQKIQLFDGDQTRFVYENLEKKRVVIQGLSGTGKTELLLHKLKDLYTSDNSSKIYFTCHNKILADSLKKRIPSFFNFMKVEQQIEWDKRLWCTNAWGSFVSPNSGAYRYICEFYQISFSPFSPEMSFSKACKLATEEIKLKQPDTNITYAFTHMFVDESQDFDENFFELCELVTEKNVFVAGDIFQSIFDENFSKTIDPDFLLGKCYRTDPKTLMFAHALGMGLFESNKLRWLEEKEWKDCGYNVKVENNKYYLSREPLRRFEDLDEGFESIKIVETSGYYIDQIIELLKEIKQENETVLPEDVGIILLDQDQGIYKLADFLEIEIWKNFGWIVNKAYQSKEKLPNTIFISNRNNVKGLEFPFVICITKGIYNSSSYRNSLYTMLTRSFIKSYLLIPEDSRYGLTEGMKIGLKGIVDNNQMVIQEPTDAEKENIRTSFKNRIKKESYYDLMMNIFKRLRVDKKYHDKLFKVSQQLDMIESDEDTLTEFVMDNIKYIKGK, translated from the coding sequence ATGAGCAGTTACTTCTATTTACAAGCAGACGAAAATCCATCTAATGCTAACTTAATAGAAAAGTTAAAATCGTTTGCTGAAAGTACTAAAAGTTTGATTTATGTTTTAAATAGACCTCTTACAGACCCAAAATATTCATACAAGTATAATCAATCTCTAATTATTTTATCACCTAGATACAAGATTGCTATACTAAATTATGGTGATAATGAAGCAGAATTTGGAAACTATATTGAAGATGTTCTTGAAGACATTGGGTCAATATCAGATAAATATCTATACAAAGATGTAATTGGAAGACCAAGAATTTGGAGAAAGACTTTATTAGAATACTCCATTAAAGTTAATGAAATCACTAGTATTGAAAATTTATTTCAACGACTTGCACTAACCGATGAAGGAGAAAAAAAGAAACTGGATTTATTAATTTCTTTATTTATTGGAAGTATTAACGATATATACAGAGTTAAAGAAGATGTTCCAAATACAACATTAGATAAAGTAAAACAAAAAATACAACTTTTTGATGGAGATCAAACGAGGTTCGTATATGAAAATCTTGAAAAGAAAAGAGTAGTAATTCAAGGATTATCTGGTACAGGTAAAACCGAATTACTGCTTCATAAATTAAAAGACTTATATACAAGTGACAATTCATCTAAAATATATTTTACTTGTCATAATAAAATATTGGCAGACAGTTTAAAGAAAAGGATACCTTCTTTTTTCAATTTTATGAAAGTAGAACAACAAATCGAATGGGATAAAAGACTTTGGTGCACTAATGCTTGGGGTTCATTTGTTTCACCAAATTCGGGTGCATATAGATATATATGTGAATTTTATCAAATTTCTTTTTCCCCGTTTTCTCCGGAAATGTCATTTAGTAAGGCCTGTAAGTTAGCAACTGAGGAAATCAAGTTAAAACAACCAGATACTAATATCACTTATGCATTTACACATATGTTTGTTGACGAGAGCCAAGATTTTGATGAGAATTTTTTTGAACTTTGTGAATTAGTGACTGAAAAGAATGTTTTTGTTGCAGGTGATATTTTTCAAAGTATATTTGATGAGAATTTTTCCAAAACAATTGATCCTGACTTCTTGCTTGGAAAATGTTATAGAACAGATCCCAAAACATTAATGTTTGCTCACGCATTGGGAATGGGCTTGTTTGAATCAAATAAACTTCGATGGTTGGAAGAGAAAGAGTGGAAAGATTGTGGATATAATGTTAAAGTTGAAAACAATAAATATTATTTAAGTAGGGAACCACTTAGACGATTTGAAGATTTAGATGAAGGTTTTGAGAGTATTAAAATAGTTGAAACCTCCGGCTATTATATTGATCAAATTATTGAATTGTTAAAAGAAATTAAACAAGAAAATGAAACAGTCTTACCTGAAGACGTTGGCATTATACTTCTTGATCAAGATCAAGGAATTTACAAACTGGCTGACTTTCTTGAAATAGAAATCTGGAAAAATTTTGGTTGGATAGTTAATAAGGCGTATCAATCAAAAGAAAAATTACCAAATACCATTTTTATCAGCAATAGAAATAATGTTAAAGGACTAGAATTTCCATTTGTAATTTGTATTACAAAAGGAATCTATAATAGCTCAAGTTACAGAAACTCTCTTTATACAATGTTAACTCGTTCTTTCATTAAATCATATTTACTTATACCAGAAGATAGTAGGTATGGTTTAACAGAGGGTATGAAAATTGGCTTAAAGGGAATAGTAGATAATAATCAAATGGTTATACAAGAGCCTACTGATGCCGAAAAGGAGAATATTAGAACAAGTTTTAAAAACCGTATTAAAAAGGAATCTTATTATGATTTAATGATGAACATTTTTAAAAGACTAAGAGTTGATAAAAAATATCACGACAAACTGTTTAAAGTTTCACAGCAATTAGATATGATTGAAAGTGACGAAGATACCTTAACGGAATTTGTTATGGACAATATTAAATATATTAAGGGAAAGTAA